Proteins from a single region of Nocardioides anomalus:
- a CDS encoding winged helix-turn-helix transcriptional regulator produces MTTTRPAAPAGDAVEHRQCDGALVRAFGFLGKRWNGMLLAVLGQGPAGFAELKRALGISDSVLSDRLAELAGADLVARTVVAGPPLSVTYALTDAGEALLPALRALGDWARVNLTDERCAGLR; encoded by the coding sequence GTGACCACCACCCGCCCCGCCGCGCCCGCGGGCGACGCCGTCGAGCACCGGCAGTGCGACGGCGCGCTGGTGCGCGCCTTCGGGTTCCTGGGCAAGCGGTGGAACGGCATGCTGCTGGCGGTGCTGGGACAGGGACCCGCGGGGTTCGCCGAGCTCAAGCGTGCCCTCGGGATCAGCGACTCGGTCCTCTCCGACCGGTTGGCCGAGCTCGCGGGCGCCGACCTGGTGGCCCGCACCGTCGTAGCCGGCCCGCCGCTGTCGGTGACCTACGCGCTGACCGACGCCGGCGAGGCGCTGCTGCCGGCCCTGCGGGCCCTCGGCGACTGGGCCCGGGTCAACCTCACCGACGAGCGGTGCGCCGGGCTGCGCTGA
- a CDS encoding malonic semialdehyde reductase, with the protein MTTTFTEQLDDTARGLLFTDARTANSFSDEPVTDEELRGIWELARFAPTMANSQPLRVLFVRTQEAKERLVPHLSEGNRAKALSAPVVAVLAYDADFHEHFPTTFPARGEAMRENFGGMPGESREQVAKYSAALASGVFFLAVRAHGLAAGPMGGFDSAGVDEEFFAGTSWRSHLVVNIGHPGVDPWFDRLPRIHEDDALAWA; encoded by the coding sequence ATGACCACCACCTTCACCGAGCAGCTCGACGACACCGCGCGTGGGCTGCTGTTCACCGACGCCCGCACCGCCAACTCGTTCTCCGACGAGCCCGTCACCGACGAGGAGCTGCGCGGCATCTGGGAGCTGGCCCGGTTCGCCCCGACCATGGCCAACAGCCAGCCGCTGCGGGTGCTGTTCGTGCGCACCCAGGAGGCCAAGGAGCGGCTGGTCCCGCACCTCAGCGAGGGCAACCGGGCCAAGGCGCTCAGCGCGCCGGTCGTGGCCGTGCTGGCCTACGACGCCGACTTCCACGAGCACTTCCCGACCACCTTCCCGGCCCGCGGCGAGGCCATGCGCGAGAACTTCGGCGGCATGCCCGGCGAGTCGCGCGAGCAGGTCGCGAAGTACTCCGCCGCGCTCGCCTCCGGCGTCTTCTTCCTCGCCGTCCGCGCCCACGGCCTGGCCGCCGGGCCGATGGGCGGCTTCGACAGCGCGGGCGTGGACGAGGAGTTCTTCGCCGGCACGTCGTGGCGCAGCCACCTCGTCGTGAACATCGGCCACCCGGGCGTCGACCCGTGGTTCGACCGGCTCCCCCGCATCCACGAGGACGACGCGCTCGCCTGGGCCTGA